The following are encoded in a window of Haloplanus vescus genomic DNA:
- the sufU gene encoding Fe-S cluster assembly sulfur transfer protein SufU has protein sequence MGMGSDMYRQQILDHYKNPRNHGALEDPSFSHVGENPSCGDTIQIDVQLADDGETIEYVSFSGDGCAISQASASMLTERLPGKTLDEVAEMDTDDVVEMLGVDISPMRIKCAVLAEKVVQDGAKIHEGDLEIDETTTEE, from the coding sequence ATGGGTATGGGCTCGGATATGTACCGACAGCAGATTCTCGACCACTACAAGAACCCCCGGAATCACGGGGCTCTCGAGGACCCGTCGTTCTCTCACGTCGGCGAGAATCCGTCGTGCGGTGACACCATCCAGATAGATGTCCAGCTCGCCGACGACGGTGAAACCATCGAGTACGTCAGCTTCTCCGGTGACGGCTGTGCCATCAGTCAGGCCAGCGCCAGCATGCTCACCGAACGTCTCCCCGGGAAGACCCTCGACGAAGTCGCCGAGATGGACACCGACGACGTGGTGGAGATGCTCGGCGTCGACATCAGTCCGATGCGAATCAAGTGTGCCGTCCTCGCGGAGAAGGTGGTTCAGGACGGCGCCAAAATCCACGAGGGCGACCTCGAAATCGACGAGACGACGACCGAAGAGTAG